The Trichomycterus rosablanca isolate fTriRos1 chromosome 19, fTriRos1.hap1, whole genome shotgun sequence region AAGAGAAAAGGAAACAACCAAGATTAAAACATTACCTACCTGAACAGTTTGGTGCAGATTGAGCGGCACCACTTTCTTCATGCAATCCTTGATCATCTGTGAGGTAAAGAAGTTGGTCTCGCCCTTTTTATCCACTGTGATCTTGCGGAAATCCTCCAGCAGGATGGGGCAGATCGCCTTGGTGGGGTGGGTCATGTAGATGGGTCCATCATAACCCACCATCTCACTCATGTAGGGAAGAGCACCACAGTGATCCAGATGAAAATGACTgcaataaatagtaaaaatatcaaTATTATAATCAACTTTGTTTAGATTTATCTAGAATCTCTTGTTTGGTGATTTCTTAAAGAATACACTCCAGCAGTGATTGGTTTATCAGTATTGGTACTGAATCACAGTGCCCTGAATTTACAAACTCTATGATATTTCACTAGGTTAAGAACTCCAGAGCACCTGTAACATAAAAACACATACCTTATAATGACACAGTCCAGGAATTCAGTGAGACGACCATTTTGAGTGATGTAGGAGAAATCTGGAAAACGTCtctaaaataaaagaacaataaatCAGACTGAAATTACATAGTGTTCTGATCAAATAAACTGTCTGCAAAAAGAGTGGGCATGGCTACAGCTATACAACCAAAACTCACATCATCGTTGAACCCCATGTGCATACCACAGTCCAGCATTATATTTTTGCCCCCAATAGAGAGCAGAATGCAGCTGCGTCCAACATCCTGCCCAGCGCCTACAACAGAAAAGAAATTGTAACAGACCTGTAAAATTTCCCCACTTACATTTCATTCAGCAGAAACTTTAGCAATAAAAAAGAGAGAACTGTatagtatgtatgtatatatgcatgtgtatatatacacgaaggatcttcaaaaagtgtccgcacttttatattttggttggaaacagtgaggacgGGAGGAGGAATAGTAATCTACTGTAGTAatcggttgtgtctgagagaagcttatagtccggatttagcgccatctgatttccgctcaaggaagctttaaggggaagaagattttcatgtgatgatgatgtgaaagcagcggtgaagaagaagaagaagaatgcctttatttatcatatatacatatacagacaaacagtacaattaaattctttttttgcatatcacagcttgtttgagagctggggtcagagcacaggatcagccattgtatggcgcccctggagcagagagagttaagggccttgctcaagggcccaacagtggctgcatggctggGATtctaactctcaacctttcagttgatagcccaaagctctactcactaggctacgcactcagaaggtgattatgtagaaaagtgataagttaataaatagagttaaatatataaattgagctatatttatatataatacacacacacacacacacacacacacacacacacacactaaacaggaTAAAACAGAGTTAAAGATGTGAAGTTACATTGTCAGAAAGCCTAGTTTACACGAACAACACTATTAAGTAATTTATATGTTTTTGCAGCTTTATTATTCatctaatttattcattttacttcAAGGATTAATGAAGTGTTATCTGGGGCAacaaggtggcacagctggagcATGAATCAAATAAGAACATCATGACTTAACAGATTACTGACCACATAATGTAACTGTACTGATAAAACACAAGGTTCTTACCTAAAGGAGTTACTGTAATATCAGGCATCTTCTACTGAATCAGAATCTGAACTTTGTAAAAGAATATAAAAGAAAATCCACTGTAACTTGTTGACTGGTGTGGAATTGAAGCTACATGctgcactcactcactttacATTCAATCCGTCCAGAAAACACACAGCTTTATATTAGTGACTTTATATTAGTGACTCTGATGAGCTCCTATAATCTAATAATCATCATAAAATAGAAATGATTTGAAGCAGAAATTACAAAGCATCAAAACAAGCGGACATGATTCACTTCTTCTTTTGAGGAGCGGTTCACTCTATAGGAGCATTACCGCCACCTACGCCAACAACCTGGAGAAACAATCTGATTGGTCGATATTGGTACACGTGACACAACAATTCATTATAATTCGTGAATTAACTGAATTCACGGAAGTGTTCGGGCAACAGAGGCGGTGAAGTTGTTTTACAACCCGATTTCAGACAGATCCCGCCTTTTGCTCTGTGATTGATTAATTTCGGTACTTTCCTTCTTGTAATATTTAGATActattttatattgttattgggAGTCATTGTTATTcaatttaaactatttttagATTCtatttacaataatacacatatTTGTTTTGGATATTTTACCTGATGAATAAAAAACTGTCCAATCAGATTTTCAGATACTGTTTGTGACGCTAACctattggccaatcacagaggAGAAGAGGGAATTTGCCGTAATACGGGTAGAAAACACAAATCACTACTTAAACGACACCGGCGGTGCTTCATACAGCTTATTTAAGGGTTACcaacataatttatttaatattattcgTAGATAAACATTAtctaattctaattctaaatattattagtttttgtgtttaaaacgtttGTATTTTGACGCGTTGTCTATTAAACGAACTGCTTCACCTGCTCAGGTAACTAGAATAACTAGAAATGGCAGATTCTTTCAGTCTGCAGAAAGTGATGGACTCGTTTAAGTCCTGTCTCAGTGACAACAAGGAGATCAACATCAAGTTTTATATAGCAGGGTGGAACGAGCTGGTCAGGTGAGCTAATGAATTCATTTtactaaccacttcatcctggtcagggtcgtggtgtcCTTCGTAGTATCTCACACCCACACCTAGGGGCAGTTTGGAGATTGAAAGAAACCCATGAATACATAGAGAGAACTTGCAACTCTCCGtgcaaatagtaaataaatgtagGAATCCAACTTAGATCTTCAAGATATGTTGATGTGCAGCACCAGATGCACCACGTGTCTCTTTGGTCTGTGTTAAACGCCCCTATAAATATTTGAGTTCGGTTGTTTAAGTCATACTCAGTAATAACAAGTGTTAAACATTACTGTGAAAGATAAACaccatgttttaaatgttaactatgacaacagtttgggaaagatcATTTTCTGTTACAGCCTGAGCATAAACAAGGTTCATAAATGGGAACTttaattgcaagccaggcctttgtCCGACATCAGTGCCTaatttacaaatgctcttttgacagaatgagcacaaatttccacagacacattacATTTTATGGAAAGCCCTTCCAGTAAAGTGGGGGCTGTAATACTAATCAAGTCCATATCACTGTCCGTGGTATTGGAGtgggatgtttaacaagctcatgaGTCAGGGACCTGTTGTTACTGTACATAGCAGGACCTGTGTGCTGCTGTGCTTAGATCTAGAAACTCAACACCAAATTTGTTGGCTCAGATTTGACAAGGCTCCAGGTTTATAGAACAAAGACTGATGCCACAAACTCGAGCAGCtgcttgtatattatatataattatatctaAGGTATGATGTATGTTCCACATGTTCATCTAGGGTGTATCTAAAGTAAAGTTCATTGAAATAAtgagtttaatataaaatactttattttcTCTTCCAGCTTCATGAACAGCCTAGGAAATGTCTTCTCCTTCATCTCTAAAGATGCAGTCGCCAAAATCCAGATTATGGAGAACTTACTAGCTGGTGAAAATGGGACACACTATCTCACCGCTCAATCCATGGTGAAGTTTGAGCTGGACAATAAGCTGGTGGATCTTACCAAAAGGGGTAGCTACCCAGAGTCAGGCTGCCGTACCTTGCTGAGGTTGCATCGTGCCTTGCGCTGGCTCCAGCTCTTTCTGGAGCGTCTTCGCACCAGCACGGCAGAGAGCAGAACCTCTGTCATGTGCTCCGAGGCTTATAATGAATCCCTGGCACAGTATCACCCTTGGATCATTCGGAAAGCGGCTGAGATGGCGTTGTACGCTCTGCCTGGCCGCGACACCTTTTTTGAAGTGATGAATGCAGGCAGCCAGGAACAGGTGATTGCATTGTTGACTGAAGCCTTACCTATCATCTGTGAAGTCTATCAGATCACAGAGGCCCTGTATGCAACAAACAACCTGCTCAGTTTACCTTGATAAGGTTGTGTTATAAGGTTTACTGGTTGATAGCTCATTTTCTCTGAAGAATAGTtaatctgtgatgtgttttttaaaagcCTTGTAATATAAATACCTCAgaagtacatttaaaaaatattatgatGTTAAAAAATCAATCAGTATGATTTATGAGgtattaaagacacaaacacagtcacaaatACATGGACATAAATGGCAACACATGTCCAAAACATCCAATATGCACAGTTGTACATACATCTGTGCCATCTGAGCACCTCttcattttacttttgtttttaatttaattccagTTCGTATATCCACTTCCTTTAAATGTATGTAGGCATAAACATATATTTATGGCTTTGGCACATCTTTTTAGCACCCAGCCATCATTCAGGCACACGGTGGTTCCTTGGTTTAAGCCGGATGTTTACTGACCCATGTCAAGAGTCTgaaacactatttaaaaaaactatGCAGCAGAGCTGTCATTGTGACCAAGGTTTCGACCATTTCTGTCTCAGTAATATTTTGGTGTTCTTGTTATCTTGTTTAAAACTAATGTCAACTCTGCTCAGCATTTTTAGACATGGTACCAAGCATGGTAAATGGACGAAAGCATTTTTGCTGCCTAATTTTATTATGCAGTATACCTGCAATATGCTCCTTTACTTActtgtttttctttaatttattaCCTTTCTGTatgtcttttatatatatatatataggaatATGTGTAATCAAATTATAAGGAAACAAAGTCATGATTGTGGTTTCCCTGTTTTAAATTATAGCAAtatgaattatttttatatttgatttCAAGTTATGCTGCTTATATTCTGGTATTAATTTGCCCACATACTGTCTTTATAGACCGTTTCAATGagggtaaacaataacaacgctactgcgcatgtctgttcctttcgcctttccggtagcgccatttttaaacatccatccagcTGTCAACATGACGAGATTGTACTTTGCGAGTCTCCCGAACACGAAACAAACGCGATAttagcagaaatgaatgatagatCATCAAGTATCTTTACCAGCCCCCTTTTGAGGAGAATTTAAGAATTTAAGAAGTAAAAAAGTGTTTTTCCTCTGACCTAAAACGTTTGCCTGAGGTAACATACCCAGCCGTGTATCACTACCTTGTTGAAACggagtgtgtttacaccagagagGCAGTGAAAGCACACCGCAGTTTGAAcgcatacaattaattattaaaatcattattgagtcatctccccttttgtgtctgttgagctaagagccattataatatgataaaaatatgacaaaccacagtgaattatc contains the following coding sequences:
- the cptp gene encoding ceramide-1-phosphate transfer protein; this translates as MADSFSLQKVMDSFKSCLSDNKEINIKFYIAGWNELVSFMNSLGNVFSFISKDAVAKIQIMENLLAGENGTHYLTAQSMVKFELDNKLVDLTKRGSYPESGCRTLLRLHRALRWLQLFLERLRTSTAESRTSVMCSEAYNESLAQYHPWIIRKAAEMALYALPGRDTFFEVMNAGSQEQVIALLTEALPIICEVYQITEALYATNNLLSLP